A portion of the Nomia melanderi isolate GNS246 chromosome 2, iyNomMela1, whole genome shotgun sequence genome contains these proteins:
- the LOC116431120 gene encoding uncharacterized protein LOC116431120 — protein sequence MFGCPREAVRVKVKKCETRHQPEYRKFSVDPQITSIEVLQSILIKAFDIKGEFTVSYRAIDDYGSETYLFLLSDWDLDAAFISASEPYLYLQVNLKPFGETGDCECYWEQNAQEVSTRQETGFPYRTPKLPGLIMNKMEKTLNMVQRALGNLGEDSHQQSVQPPRQPLTDAEFRRFLDPIGQVIHPKELRAVIYFGGIEPSLRKVVWKHILNVYPEGMSGRERMDYMKKKSQEYQNLRERWKSLVQKGQNVGDLGYVTSMVRKDVLRTDRHHKFYGGSDDNQNTASLFNILTTYALNHPSVSYCQGMSDLASPLLVTMRDEAQAYICLCALMRRLKDNFMLDGIAMTTKFAHLAEGLQHYDPDFYVYLKSHQADDLLFCYRWLLLEMKREFALDDALRMLEVLWAALPASPPNGELNLAEVPFPPPSPPPSPNVKHIRENAYTKVCAIRRQSSSASIAATGKRKTMNTEESTQLSTETNGDSKRSNSPYEAFSEPENDLTSAKNRRNSESTEKCLSTGSLPGKSKRGNLLELKERLSLPSKDQNKNNEQTENEKKCARVVKNLNEFLNFTSLNRSKVTPSDTEPELRRVSSESGVIRVLKDEPSSPDDATDFFPMTTSMTRELRLELESLDRQVFGPSPPSDQQCDCVLSKRDSELVENETDTELARCSPAADVFVWENPLHTLQPKAHPATPDEQAELEYDGEILEDQNGVKSVTPIRLLKRTTRSESASDSEETESWHQNATIPESPTKQPVQEHCEEAAELMNLIPAGTNEDQLGESSLPPPNEFGGGNPFLMFLCITLLLQHRDFVMRNQMDYNEMAMHFDKMVRRHNVIRVLNQARQLFAGYLRRHSSSSSATKSDSINV from the exons AAATGTGAGACCAGGCACCAACCCGAGTACCGGAAATTCAGCGTGGACCCACAGATAACATCTATCGAAGTACTTCAGAGTATACTCATCAAAGCGTTCGACATCAAAGG AGAATTCACCGTTTCATATCGGGCAATAGACGATTATGGATCCGAAACGTACTTATTCCTGCTTTCCGATTGGGACTTGGATGCAGCATTCATTAG CGCTTCCGAACCATATTTGTACCTACAAGTCAACTTGAAACCATTCGGAGAAACGGGCGACTGCGAGTGTTACTGGGAGCAGAATGCCCAGGAAGTATCAACGCGACAGGAAACCGGGTTTCCGTACAGGACACCCAAGTTACCTGGTCTCATAATGAATAAG ATGGAGAAAACGCTGAACATGGTTCAGCGTGCTCTGGGTAACTTGGGTGAGGATTCGCATCAACAAAGTGTTCAACCACCACGGCAGCCGCTCACGGATGCAGAGTTCCGCCGATTTCTGGATCCCATCGGACAGGTGATACACCCGAAGGAATTAAGGGCCGTAATATACTTTGGCGGGATTGAACCCAGTCTACGTAAAGTGGTTTGGAAGCACATATTGAACGTGTACCCTGAAGGCATGTCTGGACGCGAGAGAATGGACTACATGAAGAAAAAGTCGCAGGAATATCAAAATCTTCGAGAAAGGTGGAAATCCCTTGTTCAAAAGGGACAAAACGTAGGGGACCTGGGTTACGTGACGAGTATGGTGCGCAAAGACGTTTTAAGAACCGATAGACACCACAAGTTCTACGGTGGATCCGATGACAATCAGAACACGGCCAGTTTGTTCAATATCCTGACTACGTACGCATTGAATCATCCAAGCGTCAGTTATTGTCAAGGCATGAGCGATCTAGCATCTCCTCTTCTTGTCACGATGAGGGACGAGGCGCAAGCGTACATATGCCTGTGCGCTCTTATGAGAAGGTTGAAAGATAATTTTATGCTCGATGGAATTGCCATGACCACTAAGTTTGCCCATTTAGCTGAAG gtTTACAACATTACGATCCGGATTTCTACGTTTATTTGAAGTCTCATCAAGCGGATGATTTATTGTTTTGCTATCGGTGGCTTTTGTTGGAAATGAAACGGGAATTTGCTTTAGACGATGCTTTAAGGATGCTTGAAGTTTTATGGGCCGCGTTACCAGCTTCGCCACCGAATGGAGAACTTAATCTCGCGGAAGTACCATTTCCTCCACCTTCGCCGCCACCGAGTCCAAATGTGAAACATATTCGTGAAAATGCATACACAAAAGTCTGTGCTATCAGGCGACAAAGTTCTTCTGCAAGCATTGCAGCTACtggaaagagaaaaacaatGAATACAGAAGAATCTACACAACTTTCGACAGAAACCAATGGAGATTCGAAACG atcaAATTCTCCATACGAAGCATTCTCTGAACCAGAAAATGATTTAACAAGTgcaaaaaatcgaagaaattccGAATCTACGGAAAAGTGCCTAAGTACAGGATCATTACCTGGCAAATCTAAACGTGGAAACTTGTTGGAACTGAAGGAAAGATTATCATTACCAAGTAaagatcaaaataaaaataacgaacaaactgaaaacgagaaaaaatgcGCACGGGTGgtaaaaaatctaaatgaattctTGAATTTTACAAGCCTTAATCGTAGTAAAGTAACGCCAAGCGATACCGAGCCAGAATTGAG ACGAGTTTCGAGCGAGAGCGGTGTTATAAGGGTATTAAAAGACGAGCCTAGTTCGCCAGATGATGCAACAGACTTCTTCCCAATGACTACTTCGATGACTAGAGAGTTAAGACTGGAACTAGAATCACTGGATCGACAAGTTTTCGGACCATCACCACCCAGCGATCAGCAATGTGATTGCGTTCTTTCAAAACGAGATAGTGAACTTGTTGAAAATGAAACGGACACAGAATTAGCAAGGTGCAGTCCAGCCGCAGATGTATTCGTTTGGGAAAATCCTCTTCATACATTACAGCCTAAAGCTCATCCAGCTACTCCTGATGAACAAGCAGAACTTGAGTACGATGGAGAAATATTGGAGGACCAAAATGGTGTTAAATCTGTTACTCCTATTAGATTATTAAAACGTACTACTAG GTCTGAATCGGCATCAGATAGCGAAGAAACAGAAAGTTGGCATCAAAATGCAACTATACCTGAAAGTCCAACTAAGCAACCTGTACAAGAACACTGTGAAGAAGCTGCAGAATTGATGAATCTTATACCAGCAGGTACAAATGAAGATCAGTTAGGAGAAAGTTCTTTACCTCCACCCAACGAGTTCGGCGGTGGTAACCCCTTCCTTATGTTCCTGTGCATTACGCTTTTACTTCAACACAGAGACTTTGTCATGCGTAATCAAATGGATTACAACGAAATGGCCATGCATTTCGACAAAATGGTTCGTCGACACAACGTAATTCGAGTGCTCAATCAAGCGAGGCAGCTGTTCGCTGGTTATCTTAGAAGACATTCTTCTTCATCATCAGCGACGAAGTCAGACTCTATAAACGTATAA